CCTATAGCTACATCAACACTGTTTCCATTGTCTATGCAGCCATACTTCAGAGCTGTTTGAGAATCAGCACAGCCGTTTTTATAAATTCTCATAGTACTACCATCGTACACAGCGCAAACATGAACCCACTGGTCTATCGGTATTTGCTGAGAAACGCCCTGAAGCGTTGTTGTAGTATCATTTGTCTTCAAACGAAAACGAAGGAAATATTCCCCGCCGACTCTCGTTGTACTTAGCATCCAGAAATGATCCTGCTCAGAAAAACCTGAAGCCTTGGACAGAATCCGGTTATCCCCGGCAAAATTGAAACCGGACGCCTTAACCCATGCGGCAATTGTGAGTTGATTGCCGTCAATTCCGAAAGAATCAATCATAACCTTTGAGTCAGAGCCGTTGAACTGCAGCGAATTGTCAAGATAACCGGGAGCAGACAAAACATTATAACCTGTACCGTTGCGGTTGTATAAGGATGAGTCCGGAATACTCGCAGTGGTGTGATCATCAAATTTCCAATACCCCTGCAAGTTAGCAGGTACCGGATCATCCTGGCACGTTATAACACAAACAGGCGGAGTTAATGATGACAAGCCTCCGTCCACATCTCTTGCCCTTAGCTGGAATTCATATCTAGTTGAAGGCTGGCAATCAAGCATTAAATAGCTTGAGCCTTCAATAGTATCAATCAATTGACCATCGCTAAACAAATCGTAGTTTTGAACTGCAACATTATCTTGAGATAAATCCCATTCAATCTCAATCTGGGAAGCTCCACAGCCAGCAATTTTCACATTATCCGGAGAGGAAGGCGGCTCTGAATTAAAAGTTTGCCCGCAAACAGTCTCGCTTGGAATCGATTCTCCAAATTGATTGTAGGCCTTTACATAAAAGCAATAACTTTGACCTGAACTAAGTCCGTCCAAAAAAAAATCCTCAGCCCCGATATCCGCTAATAAGGAACCTGAACCATCATATATACGATACCCTGTTGCAGGAGCGCTGTCTTGAGGCAGATCCCAGCTCAAGCTGAGCTGAGATTCGGTTATATCATTGACAGTTACTCCAGCAGGAGTATCAGGTGGTGTCTGGTCTTGTGTTATAATCTCAAAGATTTTACCATCACCAGCGGGGAAAGATATTACCTCGCCCATATTGTACTCAACTGAGCTTTCGAGGTCTTTCAGTTTTGCTGAAGGGTAGTCAGCGCTGTTAATGGTAATTTCTGATGAGGAAGTGCAATCGTGATTCACTGCTATGATATATTTCTTGTTTTCAGCCTGTAAGGCAGCAGCTTCTCCATTGCTGTATCCATAAGGATTCCCGCCGCCGGAAATTGATATTGCAAAATCATCTTTACTTAATTCAGGCAGCACATTGTACACTTCAGGCTGTTTAAGCCTGCCGTAAACATCAGATACAGCCGATTTAATTGGGGGGTTGTCTTCGATGCCTGTCCAGTCTTGCTGGGTTTCATATATAAAGAAAAAGGAACCAGAAATTGCTCTTGAAAGGCCAAGCCATACCTGTAAACGAATTTCTTCGGGGGTCGGCTCTCTAAGGCTATCGAGAAAATTATGCGATTGATGTATGATCCAAGTCTTTACCCCGCGAGGTTCCACAAAATCCATCGCCCAATCCATGTACTCAAGCATATCAATGCCCTGATAACCCCAGATATCTCTTAAATCACCCGGCTGAGTACCCTGATTAAAGGGGTACACATCAAGAAGAAGCTGGTGGGGCTTCATATCTGAAGTATATCCGCTTATCCTTGAGTCGCGGCCAATTAAAACAGGTACGCTGGGATGATCAGGGTCAAGCCTGTGCAGGACCTGCTGTATAGCTCTCAAGCGATATCCCATTTCCGGTTCATAGCTCGGTTCATCCAAAAGTTCGTAACCCAAAAGAGAAGATTTATTTTTGACAGGATTCACATAAGGCCCGAGCAGATCTTCAAGGCGAGGTTCAGAAGGTGCCATAGGCAAATCTATTATTGCTTCGACAACTTCATAAAGGTTTACCAGAACCTTCAAATTCCTGGATTCAACTGCCGGCCACCAAGAAGAAGCCTGACGTGTAGCTCCGTATTGAACTGTTCCCGAATGAGGGTGCCTGAAGGCGTTGCAATTCATCGAGACTAAATTATCAAGATCGGATGCTTGAGTAGAATTAAAACCAAGCCACATACCAAGTACATAGAAATCACCCTGATCATGGGGCTCCTGTCCTGTCGGCGGCAAATCAAGCAGATTTATCTTAGAACCCGCTCTCAGCTGCCCTGAATTATCAAGAATCTCTATAGTGTATGTTTGAGCCGTACAGATGCTGCCGCTATTATCTTTACCGTCCCATTGGATCGGATCGGTTTTTGGCAGATTTCTAACAGTCTCTCCGCTGCTGTTTCTAACTACAACGCTGTCTGAGGAATTGAAATTGAAGCCGGACTGAGTGTTCAGATTCACCTGAGCAGTATCGTAAACATCATCATCGTTTGGACTAAACTCAAGACATCTCGGGCTCACCATTGAAACAACAGATGGGTCTGAATATACACAAGACAGCAAAGATCTCGACCCGCCTGAAACGGGCGTAAACTCCAATATGTAGCCGTTCTTCTGCGCGAAATCTGAATATATTTCATTTTCAAGCCGACCATCCCAAACATATTGCCCCTCAGGCATCTGGCGGATGGTGGTATTATTGAATCTTTTGATTTTGATATATCCCGACTCTTCCTCCGGCACTGAAACACTTACTTCATCTTTGATTAAATCATAATTAGGACTGATTCTATTATTATCCCGCTCAGCCAAAACAGCCGTATCATGCATCCTCTTTTGAGTGTCTGAACTAACATTCGCTGCGGAAAGATCTTCACCTGCCAGAGAATCTCCAGCAACACTCAAATCATCAATAGTTGCCTGATATTGACCCGAGTCGTCTATCATTAGAATATCCGTATAACCCCAGCTGCCGTCAAATTCGGCAGTTTTGCTGCCTGCGGTTACCTGTATTTGGTCAACCTCATTACTTGGTCTCTCCCACCAGTATTGGTTGCCGTTGTAGGGATGGGTGCTCAGGCATTCGGGCGGATTCCAATCAAGGTCATTGGTAACAGCTGCAGCATCCAAGCCGACCATCCTTAATGGCCATTCTGTACTGCCGCTGCCGGATTCTTTATATCTTATTGTGCAGATGCCTGCTTCAAGATATACACTTGTCTTGGCCCACGTCTTGTTGCCGCTTATTTCATTTTTACATGAGCCGTTGACATAAACTTCTGCCTTAGGCCCTGTATTACCGTGCTGATAAAGACGGGTAAAAATGTTATAATTGCCACAGACCGGAATGTCAATTTGACATTCCACATATCCGTTCGGCCGTATGAAATAGAAATCCTGATACTGAGCTTCATTCGAGCTTACCCGATCAAACTGAGTACTTTTTGTTTTGATGTCCTCTATTTCAGACAAAAGGTAATAATCTTCGCCAGATTGGACAAATTGATTGTCCGAAATCGTAGGTCTGGCTTCAATTATCAAGGTTTGACCCAAAACCGTCAAAGATAGAGTCAGATAAACTGACAAACACAATGCAGCAGTTTTAATATTCATCGTAAAATCACTCAAGCTTAATAATAACTGCAATTAAGGTTTAAAATGTCCGTCCAGCATCTTTTCCATATGATCTACAGAATCAACGCTGCCGTCGGCAAAGAGATAATTCAAGGAATCCATATGAGTCGGTCCCCAGCCTGCACCCTCAAGTTCGCCATAAGCATCGTATGCAAGGAGACCTGGACTGTTTCTTTCTAAACCAGTGTGATAAGAACCTCGCCAGTTCCCAAACTGAGCAAGAGGCCAATCCGCAGCATGAAATATCTCATATACAAGGACCTTTGAGTGCGGTCTTCTTATTGAAGCAGACTTCACTGGATTTAAACTAGCTCCACCAAGACTGCCGTTATCTTGGCTCCACCTTGTTACTAAGTTTGCGTTTGCGCAATAGCTGAAGCTTTCCTTTCCGCCTGCAGCAGGGTCTTTGGAAATCTTTCCATGGGAAGGACAGTTTCCGACCGTACCAACACTGGCTTCTCTGAATCTATCCATATCTTTCATACTTCCTGATTCAAGGCCTAAGGAAGGTCCAAGCAAGCCCCACCATGTCTTATTAAGGGCATCTTCTACATTTGCCGGATTACCATCAATGCTTTGCGGCAGCTTATCATCATTTTCGGTTTCATAAATCGAAAACGCAAGGCCTATTTGTTTCATTTGATTTTTGCATACTACTCTGCGGGCCATTTGACGAGCTTTGTTAAGAGCCGGCATAAGTATTGCCATCAATAGTGCAATTATGGATATAACCACAAGCAGTTCGATTAATGTAAAAGCTTTCTTTTTCATTATATACTCTCATTCGTTTTTAATGCGGACGGTCCGAAAGGACCGCCCGCTGCTATTATACACTTACTGTAAACAAGTCATATTAGGAAATGTACAAGACATCCATTCTGAAGCAAATTCTGCAAAGTCGATTATATCAACAACACAGTCTTCATTGAAGTCAACCGGGTTGTAATAACCAACATCGCCGCATTTGGACTCTCTGGTATAAACCTTGATATTATCGAAATTCCATGTGGGTGTATAGCCGCCGGCTCCTTCATTGAGCCCTTCTTCCCAAACATTATTTCTAATACCAAAGAATATTTCATCAAAGCTAAAAATACCTCTGAAGTCTTCCCATTTAGCGGCCAGTTCTCCATCGAAGTAAACGCTTACAGATCCGTTTGGATAATTCTCCCATGGGTTAATTATCATATCAATATGTGTAGATGTCTCATGGTTGATCGCCATGCCCTCAACACCGGCTCCAAAGCTCCACCAGCTGTCTGTTGTAAGGTCGAATGGATCTGAGCCGTTTCCTTCAGTGCTGGACTGCATTACCATTGCGCCTGAAGTATCGCTGTAAACCAAAGCAGGGCTTGCATACTCAACATAATACTCATCGCTTTCTGCATCGCCAAAGCCGAAGAAGATAGGGAAGTCGCCGTCGCTGCCGTTGGACTGTTCAACGTCGAACGATAATGCTGTCAGCTCGCCTGCATTGGTTGCAGGGATATTTGTTGTAAAAAATGCATTTGGTTCAGAAGCAGCCATGCTGCCTGAGATTGCTCCCCATGGTGGATTCACAGCATTCGGATCGTCGGCGCCGAGCACAGTCCAGTTTCCGCTTGTAGTCCATTGAGGGTCAATTGAGTCTGAGTTGAAATTGTCTTCAAAGATAAGGTTCCAGTCAACAAATGGATTATTCAGCTGTACGGTTACATTGTCAACAAACCAGCTTACGCCAGTATTTCCAATTTTCATTGTATATTGTTCAGGATACTGCCAAGGGCTGCCCGCACTGGGATGTACATTTTCAGTGCCGGCTACGTAAACGTATTCGCCATCCAAGTTATAGTCTTGGTAAAGCTTCATAGTTACATATTCATCAACATCAAATTCGTGCTTGAGCCTCTGCCATTTCCATGGAGCCCTGTTCAAACGATGGTATTTTTCAATACCCTGATGTATAGCTCCCTGTTGGCTAACCGGAATGCCGCCCCAAGAACTTCCAAAGCTTGTTTCGCCTGAAAACATCCAACCGTCTGTGTCACCATTAGCTTCGGCTTCGGAACCTCTAAAGCCATCGGAACCGCCTGCAGGAAACATTTGAGAGTGCCTCATCTGTCCACCATTGACAAACCCGCCACTAAAAGGATACCAGCCTCCTGCGCCATTTGTTTGCGCTAGGTCATAGCTTAAGGTCATATTAGCGAGTTCACTTTCAGGATACCCCAAATCTGTAACGATCAGCTCATAGAGATCGAATAAAATCTGGGTGTCTGCAGCTGTTCCAAAAGACAATTTGCCGTAACCGCTCTGGGGGTCATCGCCAAAATGTACACCAGGTGTTGTACCGTCAGCGGTGATATCACCATTAAATACTGTCCAGTAATCAGACATAGTACCGTCATTGAAATTTTCTTCATAAATAACTTTGGGTTCGGGTACTGGGACTGCCAGCAATGTTGCTGTAACAATCAAAAAAGCCATAAAACAGAATATCTTTTTCATTATCTGTCCTTTCATATTAAATTTTTATTTCTCTAAAAATAACTAATCATTCAGTAATTCTATCACCATACAAATTGATAACATTCACATTAAAGCCATGAAACAGAGTAATTTACGCATAATCCATCCTTTCATATTAAGTCTTAAAAACACAAAAACCATTTAATATATTTATTACAACGATCAATTATCCTCATTAAATAAATATAGCGTCTCCATACTTTGCACGAGACTGCTCATATCAACATCAAGGTGTGGTCCGTAAGGATTCACAACAAAGCGTTTGTCTGGGGAATTAACAATCGAATCGAACGCCTTCCACTGCAGGACTGACGAATCAATTTCATCGGCAAGCGGAATTCCAACAGCAACTGGTGCGGTTATCCTTGATGCATGAATGGCTGAATCGCAATAAGCCAAGACGTTTAAGAACAGGTCTCTTTTGGACATTCCTTCCGGAGGTGTATAAGACTGGTGAGGCGTATAATAAGCCGGATCCCAAGTGCATTTATCCCATCTCGCTCTGCCCGGACTGTTCACAGTTACTAAAGCCACATCCGGGACAAGACTCGCAGCAGCAAAGGCTAACGCGCCGCCCTGGCTTCCGCCGCCTACCGCTACCCTGTCCGGATCGAC
This window of the Sedimentisphaera salicampi genome carries:
- a CDS encoding DUF1559 domain-containing protein, whose amino-acid sequence is MARRVVCKNQMKQIGLAFSIYETENDDKLPQSIDGNPANVEDALNKTWWGLLGPSLGLESGSMKDMDRFREASVGTVGNCPSHGKISKDPAAGGKESFSYCANANLVTRWSQDNGSLGGASLNPVKSASIRRPHSKVLVYEIFHAADWPLAQFGNWRGSYHTGLERNSPGLLAYDAYGELEGAGWGPTHMDSLNYLFADGSVDSVDHMEKMLDGHFKP
- a CDS encoding LamG-like jellyroll fold domain-containing protein, which codes for MSEIEDIKTKSTQFDRVSSNEAQYQDFYFIRPNGYVECQIDIPVCGNYNIFTRLYQHGNTGPKAEVYVNGSCKNEISGNKTWAKTSVYLEAGICTIRYKESGSGSTEWPLRMVGLDAAAVTNDLDWNPPECLSTHPYNGNQYWWERPSNEVDQIQVTAGSKTAEFDGSWGYTDILMIDDSGQYQATIDDLSVAGDSLAGEDLSAANVSSDTQKRMHDTAVLAERDNNRISPNYDLIKDEVSVSVPEEESGYIKIKRFNNTTIRQMPEGQYVWDGRLENEIYSDFAQKNGYILEFTPVSGGSRSLLSCVYSDPSVVSMVSPRCLEFSPNDDDVYDTAQVNLNTQSGFNFNSSDSVVVRNSSGETVRNLPKTDPIQWDGKDNSGSICTAQTYTIEILDNSGQLRAGSKINLLDLPPTGQEPHDQGDFYVLGMWLGFNSTQASDLDNLVSMNCNAFRHPHSGTVQYGATRQASSWWPAVESRNLKVLVNLYEVVEAIIDLPMAPSEPRLEDLLGPYVNPVKNKSSLLGYELLDEPSYEPEMGYRLRAIQQVLHRLDPDHPSVPVLIGRDSRISGYTSDMKPHQLLLDVYPFNQGTQPGDLRDIWGYQGIDMLEYMDWAMDFVEPRGVKTWIIHQSHNFLDSLREPTPEEIRLQVWLGLSRAISGSFFFIYETQQDWTGIEDNPPIKSAVSDVYGRLKQPEVYNVLPELSKDDFAISISGGGNPYGYSNGEAAALQAENKKYIIAVNHDCTSSSEITINSADYPSAKLKDLESSVEYNMGEVISFPAGDGKIFEIITQDQTPPDTPAGVTVNDITESQLSLSWDLPQDSAPATGYRIYDGSGSLLADIGAEDFFLDGLSSGQSYCFYVKAYNQFGESIPSETVCGQTFNSEPPSSPDNVKIAGCGASQIEIEWDLSQDNVAVQNYDLFSDGQLIDTIEGSSYLMLDCQPSTRYEFQLRARDVDGGLSSLTPPVCVITCQDDPVPANLQGYWKFDDHTTASIPDSSLYNRNGTGYNVLSAPGYLDNSLQFNGSDSKVMIDSFGIDGNQLTIAAWVKASGFNFAGDNRILSKASGFSEQDHFWMLSTTRVGGEYFLRFRLKTNDTTTTLQGVSQQIPIDQWVHVCAVYDGSTMRIYKNGCADSQTALKYGCIDNGNSVDVAIGANPDGSSVWQGSIDDLRIYSAALSQTQIQEVMANNEPLEGEPSAEPCGRIEDVNCDGIVDMSDFVYIHRYWLRDAFKGHGDFVEDDHVDFNDLVQFMSSWLYQGS